A genome region from Thermoanaerobaculia bacterium includes the following:
- a CDS encoding CoA pyrophosphatase — translation MSATLPWILEMRGRLEAPAPRRLAPGEARQAAVLVPLYVDAGMLWTLLTKRTDSLPHHRGQVAFPGGGMEVGEDSWGAALREADEEVGLPPKQVLRLGELDEVATPSGFRIVPCVGAIPFPFELKPNPAEIDETFAAPLGELANPKLIEDREVLINGQRRTLRIYHVGRFLIWGVTARILQNLLERVGISSSYELEP, via the coding sequence TTGAGCGCGACGCTGCCCTGGATACTCGAAATGCGCGGCCGCCTGGAGGCGCCCGCGCCACGACGCCTGGCGCCGGGAGAGGCCCGCCAGGCGGCGGTGCTGGTGCCGCTCTACGTCGATGCCGGGATGCTCTGGACTCTGCTCACCAAGCGCACCGACAGCCTGCCGCATCACCGTGGCCAGGTCGCCTTCCCGGGCGGGGGCATGGAGGTGGGAGAGGACTCGTGGGGAGCCGCGCTGCGCGAAGCCGACGAAGAGGTCGGGCTGCCGCCGAAGCAGGTCTTGCGGCTCGGCGAGCTCGACGAGGTCGCGACGCCGTCCGGCTTCCGCATCGTCCCTTGCGTCGGCGCGATCCCTTTTCCGTTCGAGCTCAAGCCGAACCCGGCGGAGATCGACGAGACCTTCGCCGCGCCGTTGGGGGAGCTCGCGAATCCGAAGCTCATCGAGGACCGCGAGGTGCTGATCAACGGCCAGCGCCGGACGCTGCGCATCTACCATGTCGGCCGCTTCCTCATCTGGGGCGTCACCGCCCGCATCCTGCAGAATCTGCTCGAGCGCGTCGGCATCTCGAGCAGCTATGAGCTCGAGCCCTGA
- a CDS encoding PAS domain S-box protein, whose amino-acid sequence MATKIDTSELSGVLFEASADAIVVVDADGRIVLANAACEQLLGYEASTLRGRPLEILVPERYPRHGTLRAEYFRHARPRPMGLGFSLAARHADGREIPVDISLSPIEVGGHRLAAAALRDLRGRAENPDALRIQATALHSAANGIVITDATGRIVWVNP is encoded by the coding sequence ATGGCCACGAAAATCGATACCTCCGAGCTGTCGGGTGTGCTGTTCGAGGCCTCTGCCGACGCGATCGTCGTGGTGGATGCGGACGGCCGGATCGTGCTGGCGAACGCGGCCTGCGAGCAGCTCCTCGGGTACGAGGCCAGCACGCTTCGGGGACGGCCGTTGGAGATCCTCGTTCCGGAGCGGTATCCGCGGCACGGGACGCTCCGGGCCGAGTACTTCCGGCACGCCCGCCCGCGGCCCATGGGATTGGGCTTCTCGCTCGCTGCGCGCCATGCCGACGGGCGCGAGATTCCGGTCGACATCTCCCTCAGTCCGATCGAGGTCGGTGGGCACCGGCTCGCCGCTGCCGCCCTGCGCGACCTTCGCGGTCGCGCCGAGAACCCCGACGCCCTGCGGATCCAGGCGACTGCGCTGCACTCCGCCGCCAACGGCATCGTCATCACCGACGCCACGGGGCGTATCGTCTGGGTGAACCC